In Dolichospermum flos-aquae CCAP 1403/13F, the following proteins share a genomic window:
- a CDS encoding alpha/beta fold hydrolase, with the protein MTTVTHWQQRVGNQRDWVWRGWQTRYTYIRPPHDYAKTTPLILLHGFGASIGHWRHNLEVLGKSHPVYALDMIGFGASEKAATSYNVELWVEQVYDFWKTFIRQPVVLVGNSIGSLISIVAAANHPDMVKGIVMMSLPDPNLEQEMIPTALQPLVSGIKSIFTSRLILKPIFYFVRRPGVLRPWASLAYANPEAITDELIDILAGPPQDRGSARAFRALFKATTGVNFSPSVKKILPNLTIPMLLIWGKKDRFVPPKLANQFVGYNKRLQLLYLEDVGHCPHDESPEQVNQTILDWIGNSSVVSC; encoded by the coding sequence TTGGGTGTGGCGTGGTTGGCAAACCCGTTATACTTATATTCGTCCTCCCCATGATTATGCAAAAACAACACCTTTAATTTTACTTCATGGTTTCGGCGCGTCCATTGGTCATTGGCGACATAATTTAGAGGTTTTGGGTAAATCTCATCCGGTTTACGCCTTAGACATGATTGGTTTTGGGGCTTCGGAAAAGGCTGCAACTAGCTACAATGTGGAACTGTGGGTAGAGCAGGTTTACGATTTTTGGAAAACCTTTATTCGTCAACCAGTGGTTTTAGTTGGTAATTCCATCGGTTCACTAATTTCTATAGTCGCAGCCGCTAACCATCCTGATATGGTAAAGGGGATAGTGATGATGAGTTTACCTGATCCTAATTTGGAACAGGAGATGATTCCGACTGCTTTACAACCTCTTGTTAGCGGGATTAAAAGTATATTTACTTCCAGATTAATATTAAAACCGATATTTTATTTTGTGCGTCGTCCTGGTGTACTGCGTCCTTGGGCTAGTTTAGCTTATGCAAATCCTGAAGCTATTACTGATGAACTTATAGATATTTTAGCAGGACCGCCGCAGGATAGGGGATCTGCCCGTGCCTTTAGAGCCTTGTTTAAAGCGACAACGGGGGTTAATTTTAGTCCTAGTGTCAAGAAGATTTTACCAAACTTAACAATTCCTATGCTGTTAATTTGGGGGAAAAAAGACCGATTTGTGCCACCAAAACTAGCAAATCAATTTGTGGGCTACAATAAAAGATTGCAATTGCTATATTTAGAAGATGTCGGTCATTGTCCCCATGACGAATCACCAGAACAAGTTAACCAGACGATTTTAGATTGGATTGGTAATTCGTCAGTTGTCAGTTGTTAG